The window aaaaagaaatttaaagaagTAACAAAATCTGGTTAAAGAGGGTAGCATGGGCAGAATTGGGAAATGCAAGAAATGGAtcgaaatgaaagaaagaataagaGGGGGTTACCTTGTCGCCATTATTGCGGAGAAGGTAGTTCTGAGACTCAGAACGGAAGAGAGAGTGAAGAAAATGGGGATGGGGAACGGCGCCGTGGAGAGCTGCCATGATCGGAGTTTGTTTAAGATCGAAGACAAAGAGAGGAGTTTTTGTTCGCTGTGGTCAGTGGTCAGTCAACAATTTGGAAGAACCAACATTTTGAGCTCATagtcttttctttctattggTCAGGAAGAAATGTTAGAGTTCTaattttagtattaaattttcatccatATCTAAATTTCAATCTATGTTTCCACTTTTCTCATATATTTAATCAACctaatataaatataccataattaatatattcttttattctttttcaaataacaaaatctatatttactaatttaaacttttttaaatttaaatattcacattcaaattatattaaattaagatCGTAATATTCacatactttaaattttggttctaattatttttctaaataatttaataaattttatttcaatgttattatatatatttatggaaaATGATTAGATATATTCTATGATATACCTATCTCACTCTCGCCTTTAGTAATTTTTACCaaagtaaaatttaactttattttatggTAGAGAGATAGGGTGCATCCTTGATGCATCCAAACTTTTTCTTATCCCTTTTCTTATGAAGTTACaccattttaattatatttcatgtAATGCTCTAATCTcatcaatttatttgttatgtaGATAAATGCaagtatttaaattattaatttttacatGTGGATCATacatatacattagaaaaatcaatgCACCATGTCAATCAAACTTGTATAACCACTTCCATTTCGAACAATGCATCTAAATGACATCTATTGCAATCTATTTTGAAGAGTAGTGACTCGTcgatataaattatatttaaaagtcaCATTCAAACACCTACACTTGAAAGATACAATCACTCAATACTCACAACCACTCATAAAAGACAATATGagaattcataaaaaaaaaaaaaaaaaatgtaaggtCAAGGGCACGTAAAGATTTTCTCGACATACCCCTTTTGAGATTTTACTATAACACAACTCACCCTCATCCATGGCTCGACCAAAAAAGTGAAAGCTCAAGCTCGATCCAAGGACCTAAGGCATTGTTTATGGATTGGGTCGGCCCAACTCTTCAATACTCAAACCCATGATCCAACCTTTGGACTTTGACtctttggattaaaatttggGTCGAGCTTGAGTTGGTCTTGGACCAGCCCATTGGATTAGTAGGCTgaatatatgatttaattatttatatgtgtTTATCAATTACTAAATTCTATATTCTTATTACTTTTTgtagataaaattttattcattatatGATTATCTTAAAAAGTTATGCCaactaaaattacaatatactaaatatttaaaaagaatattacaaatttcacctttttaataatatatgaacTATAATATAGGAAGATCTACAAATATGCACACAGAGGTTTAGAGGTTTATTCATATTCAATGCAATGAATAAATGGATTAAACCAATCAAGCCTCGTTGAGCTTGGGCCGGCCTTTGGGCTCTTCGATGAGGCTAACACTTTGAAAGCCTTTGGGCTCTTGGGTTCATTCACAGTGTCCAATACGAAGACAcataataaatattcatttacgGACACTAAGACTCATTGACCAAACTTAAGtactatacattatatattcattcacAAAAACCATGACATTTAATGACTAATCgtaattacaatatattttcatcaaaatgaAGTCACATACAATCAATAATGAAGAAGCTAAAGCATAATAGACAAAATATATGCTTTTACAAATCAACCTTACTTTCATACTTGAACATAATGAATGGTAAAAAATAAGGACTCAAATCACTAGAATTCACGATGCAAATTCAACAATTGACGATCTCAACATTCCTAAACCAACACGAGTCATTTTAGCATGCtgataaaatttttattagaaaaaacaaaagattttattaattcatttacctTTCTTCAATGTAccatttattaaatgaaagacAGCTGAAGAAGATATTGATAAACACATAATCTTGATCATCATTTGGCAAACACATGCAATTATAAAGTTTGatcatataataaaagaaaaaaaagcttgatgatataataaatgagagtaacaaaacaaagttatgaatggaaaaatgtcacaaaagaagatattgatttaatttgagatattAGTAACATTATTAGTagaacaaatttgaataagcAAATGGTCCCTTAACTTCTCTTCTCTCCATCTCTTGTTCACCTTTGCTATGAACTCTTCAATCCTCATCTCCaactcttcatcttcttcttcctcgtcCCACCCCTCGGCCTCATCATATTCATCATCTTCACCTTCTTTCTCATCCCATTCCTTcatttcatcttcatcacTGACCTTGTCTTCTTTCTCATTTCGGTTGTCATATTGATCGTCGGTGTTTACATCTCCATCATCGTCTTCTACTCTTTTATCTTTGTGATCGTCATGAAATTCAGTATCTTGATGATGGGGCTTATTATGATAGGGAGATAATTGAAGAATAAGTTCCATTATATCAAATTGTTCATGAGGTTGTGGCTCCTCATGGTTTCTCATAGTTATGAGAAGAATTATGGAGTTGaagattgagaaaatgaaatgaggACTAccaaaaagtagaaaaaattgagatgaTTTTGATGTTACCAACAAAACCATCACCACCAAAATTGGTATTAACCCCAACATAATCCTCATTCCCATTTTTCCATTCACTTTCTCTTCAACAAATaaactctttctttcattgctATTTATACTTGCCTAccctaaatatatatatacatgtatataatttataatctatAGGTATATTATATGCCATAATGTTTTTGAAGAGTTTtagttgtattttttaattaaatatgtgtaCTAATTTTGCTCCTTATTGTCACCCTAACTTTAAGATTCATGATATTCCACCGTAGAAACTTAGCGTAGAAACTTAGTGtgagtaattttaaaatcacttttatcatttttaagaATCAAATTCTACTTGTTTAGTTGAtatgaaaatttcattttaaaatgtaaagctaaatatgaaattaacttTGAGTGATGGAATATGTACTTAAACATGACCAAATgatttaatcaataattttaaaatcactttcaaaCATGCccttcaaattattataagagaaaatagactttaaaaaataagttcaatctatcatacaatttttttatcataaaagGAAATGCCCTAACATTAAATTTGCCTTTTGTCTCATGAGCTTCATTGTTGAGGTAGTTCGATACTTCTCGATGTGAAATTTAAACCAACAAATCATCTCATCACATATAATaacattacatattttaaatgttaagtGATAGTAAGAACTTGCGTTATTGAGAAAAGTAACCAgtgttttattcattaatttaGGTTGTGATTAACTAAATTTCAAGTAATTATTGATTGCTTGAAATAGATTCGTAATGaataagttttattattaggAGAGAGAAAGTGAGAATATAGATTATAGAATATTAATTTGGGTACATTTTAGTGAAGTAATGAAAACTTGCAAGCATAATATGGGGAAGAGAATGggattatttgttaattaagtaaaatagaagaaaaggCAAATCCATTGTTCTTGCATTAACATAAGGGCATGAACccatttaattgaatttattgCCTCCTATTTTGAGGAGAATTTataagatatcaaatttttataatattggCCTTTAAGACTTTTcctaaagaaacaaaacttacCCAAATAGGGGAATGAATTTCTTTAAACCCTATATGCCTTTGATTATAAGAAACCCTTCTTAAAACCATGCTGTTTTGTGTGTGTTAAACATCATTATCCCCTTTCGTTTTTGGTGTCCAACAACAATTTTAGCGCTGATGATTTAGATTAATTGGACATGTTTCGAAgtgaattttcaaatgttcaaGAAGTGTTTCACATTGTAAAAGCATCAATACAATTCAACAAGTAAAAATATGttaatctttttaatacaATGTTAATGTTATTATCATACATTGAACTTAcgtgtacttttttttttcaatttaacacTGATAAGCCTTCAATCACCAAGTGACTTTGACATCGTACgtttcaaaaatagaacatcTTCAAATCAACAATAAACCAAGGGTACATTTGAAACCAATcataataaatcaatatatattttttatttgttacaaTTGGAccaaaatttttttattttgttttaaaatcactttttccAAATTACTCCAAACAAACTATAAGATATAAATGTAAGAAAACCTAAAAggctttttttatattgaaaaagatgttcaaataactatcatcCTTCATAAACTATTATCCTTTTGTAAACTACTAAACTTTAATGGATACTACCcttcacaaaatatttattgccCAATCAATATTGTACTTTTGACAATTATCTTACCTATTGAAAcacaaatttgattaaaatttaattgcaaTATATCAAATGCAATGGACAGAATTAAATCactgatatatatatacatatgtgaaacaaaaaattaaattacgtTTTATTGTCAATATACTTTCATCATCATGTCAAATTCATCCttacattaaaaaagataataagaCTTCCTATTAAAGTATAGCAATAGAGGAGGGAAGAAACCGAAATCAGAACCGAATTTTCTTCCAGAAGTGTGAGGACAAAATTGACACAACGGTACACCACGGTACCGGGATGTGAGCATCATCAAGTATGACAACAAAACTTCACCAGATACTGAGTTGTTTATGAATCTTGGAATTATTAGAAGACTTCCTACCTTTGTCTTTATATGTGTTTCGAGAAGAACGAGTCTTTCTTCCTCCACTGGCTGATGCTATGGCACGTCGTCTCTGCTTGTTCAATCGTTTGTTCAGTTCTTCgtcttcattttcatctctaGACTCACCTCCATTGTCCCTCTGTAATGTAGAACAGACATCAAATGTTACCTTTGCTAATACTTCTTTTCCTAATTGTTGTGAcccctttttttctattatgcTTTAATTGCTCACCGTCTGTCTACCCCACTAATCCTTATCGTCCCAGGGATATTGACCACTAGACACCCTAAAACTATGACAAATAAAGGTTTGAGGTTTTACTGAACCCAAAAGGTTAGAGACATCTCCAAACTTCCAAAAacttttgtcctttttttttttttttttttctgtttaggCGTGCGTTAAAGTCAAGTTTTCTTTCACATCAACTGATCTCATTGTACAATTGCCCCATCCAACCTGTACTCGTcaagaaaactcaagtaaaataaaatggaagaatttaaaatttcaggTGAAAGGCATTGTTTAAATCCATTCCCCCTAAAAATTCACAATGgccctaattttattttttcagtaTCCCTAGTGACCAAGGACAACCGGATGTATAGGATATGTGCTTAATCTCTTCAACGCTATCTAGGACCAACGTGGAGATAAGCAAGCCCTAAAGTTTCTTTGGATTATATCACAGAGggaaactttttaattttttttctacagcTAACGTTCATAAATGAAGGACTGcattctcaaattaaattggtCATATTTGCTAAAGCAAAACAAACTTTGCAATTAGGCTCTAAAACCAATTTAATGGagacagaaaaaaaaggtaatagGGTTATAGATTGTTAGGAATGATACCATTTCACTTGAGTCATTCCCGGAGAttctgttttcattttcttcttggtTCTGCAAGGTAAAGGGGAGAAAAGActcaaatgtgatttaaacTAAACATACTATTCATAAGAAGGCAACAGATATCATAGAACCTATGTGCTTGCCTGCTAAAACTGTAAAGAAAAGATGTACGTAGTTTAAAACCAATCTTGCAAGGTCCATTACCCCACTCAACCCCCCAAGgaaatttccaaattaaactGAGTTTAATGAATATGGGAGATATTAGAAATATATCAACAATGTGAGGGAAAAACGAGTCTGATTAGAAACATGAAGTAAGAGAATGATAGTAGAGTTTAGAAACAATACATCTGAATCTGAGTCATGCTCAGATACATCGATCTGACATGCTTCATGGTTCCTCTGACGCCCTGCATTTTCATCACCATTCAAAGTTTCCTGgaaattacaattaaaaaggaaaattatcaGCTCCATTTTCATAAACAACACCCACCAATGATTGGACTTTTATGGCAACAGCAAAGATGAAATACGATTTGATTGGAAAGCTCATCCTAGTTttcaaacttagttcaaagtattaatgataaaatgaaTACCTCCTCTGAAATGTGTAGATGTTCCACTTCCACACCATCAGTGTCCTCcgtttcatcttcttcaccgCCAGAATCTGCATCTCCCTCAAGTCCATTTTCAATAAACTGCATATTGTACCAACAATGAATGCTCAAACTTAGTAATTGCCAACCAATCTAGATTGGACTGGATAACCATGTGACATGGTCAAAATCATTCTAAATCTCCACAAAAAAACTGACAGATTTATCAGAAGATACACTAGAAGAAGATGTTACATGAGaaacaaccaaatataaattacaCTAACAGCGGACACCTCAGACAGTAAGCACAGCAAAAGACCagcaatattttcaataagGTCAATGATATCCTGATCTCAagttttcttcatattttctctcttttagtGTCTCACATTCAATTCAATTACTCAATCTTTTGGGAACGTGAGTGTATTGTTGAAAAATCAGTAATGTTTCATCGGTATATGGCTTGATCAGTGTTCAAGTTGGCCGTAGGTCATTTGGCTCACATCGTTGAAATATCGCAATAATTAGGTAAAATACATCTCCACCAATATCGGGTATGAGAAtttatcacaaaatattttggtcATAGTTCATCATCACTTAGGAGACGTATCTAATATGGCATACCAGTGGCCTCAAGAGCGAATGGTTTCGAACTACATTTCATTCTAAAACTATATTTACCTACACAATATATTGCAATACCATATTTCCgtactaaaaaaatggttttcttTACCTTTTCGATGTCTTCCTGATCCTTTCGTGTGAACCCACTGGCAGCAAGTTCCTTGTCTAAACTTCCAACACCTTTAGATATCGAAGAAAAGCAAGGCCTTACACTTTCATCATTGTCAATTTCtacatcattttcatcatccaCGGTCTCATGGAATGACAGGTTAAACCTGTGAGATAAAGGAACTCAAGTCTTTAACATAGCAATAAGAAGAGCCATTAACCCTCTGGAATAATGTGAGTTGGCTCAAGATAATAACCTCCAAACCTACTAGTTGAATTCAGATATATCATTTATACTTCAATTGAACTTAATaggatttaaaataaacataaaatcaccaccaaaaagaaattacaagaAAGAACTCTtgactatttaaaataattgactCAAAACCCACACGGAAGCTTAGAAGGTGTTACTACAAACAAACTCCAAGATGCCTGGAAACTAAAAAGCTACAAACAGGAAAACTATTTAGGTAGTATTAGCAAAAGTTTCCTAGCCTTAAAAGGAGGTGTCTGCTTCCACTTAGCAAGCTTACATTTGAACTTGTAATCCAAAAACGAGCTACACTTATCTCTCCTTATCCCAATGCCTTCAACAAAACTCCTATTCATACCCAAGAGACAACTCTACTTGATAAATTCactttaaaaatgaaaaggaaaaaagatgcATAAATTATACCTTGGAAGTACTGATATCAAAATATAGAAGTTAGCAAAACGCAAACAATTCCCTCTAAAAATCTCCACCACAGACCCAATACCTTTTGCAACACCCCAGACCCAGGACTCGAACCAGGATTTGAAATTCGAATACCCAATATTCCCCTGCATCCCCTACGACCTAACAACATCATCCTTACTGTCTTAAAGGCCTACAAAAGTGAAAGTTCTACCTACAAACCAACACGAGACCTTTCAGCATGTTTTatcctcactcacatgcatcctaAGAAAATTCTCAGGAGTCATCCAACATAAAATTGCTCCAAGCTAAACACGCTTAACTTTAGAGTTCCTAAATCGAGCTACCGAAAAGGAAGGTGCACCTTGTTAGTATAGgtagtaacttttaattcttttaagtctttcttaacctTACTTTCATGTCCTCATGATCCCTCTCATTCAGATGTAATACCGGTTCATTCATATCTCCCTCCTAAACTCAGACAGTTATACCTTCCTTCCAAGTTCCATGTATTGAATCTTATACTCCTCAACTAAGTTTATTAGCCATGAAAATCTAGTCTAGTTCGTTAACCACAAAAGCACCTTGATAGAGATAAACACTTCCAGCTCCTCTCAACCTAAGTCATAGCAAACATTATTTGCAGGGAAAAGACCATAGTTTCATATTATTGGAACGTAGTACAGTATTACATAATGGGTAAGAATTTCCACTTCTGtgttcaaattaattatcGTGAAGAAAAAATTCCATGTGCATTGTAAAACAAATTTCCTACCGAACTCATTCATCATGCAGATTTCAAAGACTTCTTACAACTCAAGACAGTTTAACAATGAACATACACAATTTCAATAATCTTAACAACTAGGCACCAACCTTTTTCTGAAAAACTTAAAGATGCATTCAACATCCCGATCAAAGTAcctgaaattaaaaaatatattttcaaaagattgTCACATTAAGTAAAGACTAATTATGCAATTCATGTGACATGAGAATTTTTAGCCAAAAAATCAATAgtttatatcaatattttattgtacTTCTAGTCATATTGCACTCCTTACATTTGTGCATTACGATGCGAGACAGAAACCATTTGTGGAAAATCAATCATGGTGACCTTCTCATCGTCATCAATCTGCAAAGCACAAGaatagaaagataaaataaacaGTAGTGAGCTCAAGAGAAATGATGAACTGCaattagatttctttttttactatgACAATATATTGAAAACATGTGGAAACAAAAGGTTGTACGATTTGTTGAAGGAGACGCTCCCCCCCCCCAGGGAAAGCCAATTGGTAAGTCAGAAtatgtaaaaacaaaattgcaaGAAGAATTCAAAATAGAACACCAGATAGTttacaagttaaaaaaaaaatacattcaCGGCTGAAAAGACATAtatgaagttgaagaaaaataaaaggcttttagaaaggaaaaggaacAGTAATAGAACAATAATCggttttgtttcttcaacaaaattccTCAAGAGCATACCATAATGTTAAATTCGTTGAAGTCACAATGAATGAGACCATGTTCTGCTAGACGAACAACGAGACCAATGATCGTTTCGAAAACCACATCTggattttgtaattgttttacCTGCACCCTGCATTAAACCAAGGATTGGAAATCTAGACTGGACCAGGATTAAAGGAATGGTAAACTATAGAGAATTATAATATTCATCAAAGTATATATGCTCATCAAAGCTTGCATGACCCTACTCCGCCTGCTTGtttccaaaactaaaattcaagAATGGGCCACTTAgatcaatataaatattcattcatttcaaTCAGTTGTGCTGTTCTCcctctttaacaaaataaaaatcctGGGTTAATATTTCAATCAGTTGGTGCCTaaacttcaactttatttCTGTTATAGCTATACTTAATAAAATCACATAATGTGCAATATTGAAATTTCCTCTAATTAGTTTCTTCAAGAAAATTGCAAACCAAGAAATTTGGCAGTTAATAGATTTGACATTTGAGAGAAATATCAATTTGTAAGAGGTTTATTATACAGCTTCAGGTGCAAAAACATTTAGATGGGACTATTTTCCTTGAGAATATGTTCTAGGTTgactttttcatattttatgaCACTAGAAATTATGGGATATATGGTATAGTATTGAAtaagatgaaatgaaaattaaaaaaagctcaAACCACAAAATATCACCAGAAATTTTCCATGTATCCTACAACATAGATGCCCTCTAAGTTTTCCTCTCTGCCGTGAGGACAAGCTAAAAAGTTCATTGAACTAACAAAGGAGGGACAACAATAAAACCACAGTTAGAAACATAGAACCCCACCCCTTTACACCTTTAGTTCCAAATCATGTGTTAAAATTAGGATCTACATGAGTAAGGAGTTGTTTCCTTTGTTCCTCGTTACAGTCATATTATTGTCTCTCCTGTAATGCGATATTGTTAtcttgtaatttctttttacaaatttacatACTAATCCTCGGCAGTGGTAGTTActgatagaaaaatatcatgtACAAGACAAAGACAAATctaaaacttttgaacataatATTGAGGATCAATGATTAACAACGAAACCTTGTTTGGCAATGAAAGACTTACAGTGGATAACCTTCAACGAGTGACATAATGACACAGTGCCTATTACAGTCTACTGCACTTGGAACAGGAAAACCATGTTCTTCCAAAGCCTATTACATAAAGGAAAATAATCAAGTCTCCACCAATACCACAATtcacttcaataatttttttaaaagaa of the Cucumis sativus cultivar 9930 chromosome 3, Cucumber_9930_V3, whole genome shotgun sequence genome contains:
- the LOC101211928 gene encoding serine/threonine-protein kinase rio2, whose protein sequence is MKLDVNALRYLSKDDFRVLTAVEMGMRNHEIVPSELVERIASLKHGGTYKVLKNLLKYKLLHHDSSKYDGFRLTYLGYDFLAIKTLVNRGVFVAVGRQIGVGKESDIFEVAKEDGTVLAMKLHRLGRISFRSVKSKRDYLRHRSSYNWLYLSRLAAVKEFAFMKALEEHGFPVPSAVDCNRHCVIMSLVEGYPLVQVKQLQNPDVVFETIIGLVVRLAEHGLIHCDFNEFNIMIDDDEKVTMIDFPQMVSVSHRNAQMYFDRDVECIFKFFRKRFNLSFHETVDDENDVEIDNDESVRPCFSSISKGVGSLDKELAASGFTRKDQEDIEKFIENGLEGDADSGGEEDETEDTDGVEVEHLHISEEETLNGDENAGRQRNHEACQIDVSEHDSDSDNQEENENRISGNDSSEMRDNGGESRDENEDEELNKRLNKQRRRAIASASGGRKTRSSRNTYKDKGRKSSNNSKIHKQLSIW